The Eublepharis macularius isolate TG4126 chromosome 12, MPM_Emac_v1.0, whole genome shotgun sequence genomic sequence GAAGAGCCCTTGAGTGGAACTACATCAGTAAGCAGAGCCAACACTGCTGTCCTGCAAACCTCTCAGTTCAGAAATGACGCTGACCTGGGGTCTACAGGTCAGGAGGAATCCAGCCCTCTTGAGTCCCTGCCCAACTCACTGGTACTTCATTGTCTCCATCTCATTTCTCCAGTTGAGGATCTCCAAGGAACGGGAGTCCACACCTCGTACACATGGGGCATCTTGACCCTGTCCTGTTCCCACACCAGGGCGCAACCGTACACAAACCCGTACCCGGGCTTGTGCTTTAACAGGGACTCGGCGGAACTCAGCCTGACTTAATCGTTGGTGAGTCGTCATGAATACCTATGATGAGAACAGGTGTAGCATTAGACAGGAGGGCAACACACAGTCTATCCCCATACTCTAAAAAACATTTACCGGGTTTTCTATTGTGACCTTTACATTCCTGCAAAACTGGAAGCACTTTTGGTAGCCTCCTGTCAGCATCAGCCTCAGGAAGTACTAGCAGCCGTTTGGAGCTTTACAGCCCAACTGTTCATAACTAGCTAGAAAGCAAGATGACAAATAACTGCTCCAGCCTCATCCAGACCCAGTCTCCATCCACACATTTCCAGTCACATTTTCAAATCACTTTCCTTCTTTATTTGgcttttatcccactcttcagCATGAAAAGGTTCCCTTGGGGCACATTATGGCTTACATAAAACTAACAGATTCAACCTAAaactattaaaagaaaaaaaaaacagtataatACTTCACACTGATCCACACCAACTAAGACACTAACTTATTGGGGGGGCATAAATGGACATGAAATAGGTAAGCAGGCAGGCAAAACAACCATAAAACAGTAGAATAGCATATAGTCAACAATGGTTAAAAAGCACTCTGTATATCTTCTGCAAGGTTCAAAATTTTGGAATTGTGGGATTTACTGCAAGGATATATCATGATGATGGCCATTAGTTTTTATTAGCTTTAGAAAGGGATTAGACATTCACAGGcaagagctagtgtggtgtagaggttagagtagTGGACTAgaagagctgttgtagcatagtgttAAGTGGCTcagctgtaaatcagcactctgctagttcaactcccactactgccattaactctgcaggtggccttgggtaagccattcctctcagcctcattcctctatattgtggggataataacaacactgacatttttcactgctctgtgtggaactaatctgtccagaaggacagtatataagcacacaacTATTTTTattatctgggagacccaggttgcctggaagcttgctgtgtgaccttgggccagttacacactctcagcttaacctacctcacaaggtaggataaaatggagaagaggaaaccAACATACGCTACTGAGgagaaatgcaggatataaatgaagtaaataaaaataaaacaaattaaataaataaaataatggaggAGAGGTTTATCAGCCATGATGTCCTCTGAATACCAAGGCTAGGAGCAGCATCTTTGTCTTGTTTGTTGGCCCTTCCAGAAGACTAGTTGGCCACTACACAAAACAGAATACTGGTCTAGATGGACTTAATCCCGTAGGGCATATTTTATGTAGAAGCGTGAAGgttcaggaaaaaaagagaatttAGGAGGGGAACAACCCCCTCCCAAGGACTTTTCCTCTCAATTTTTCCGAGcgtatgctgtttcagcatttattcaactctgtattggatttctgttagATTTAagtctttgcacatgtgcatgtatataccctattgtattatccattgaaatgtctttgaaattgactgtactgactcacactgtgtaatccactttgtgtctcagtgagaaaggcagactataaataatgtaaacaagaATAAACATTAATTACTAATCTTGATAGACAGTCTTATACAGCATCTTATGATCAGTTCAGGTTTTTAGACCAGAATAAAATCAATTTACTAAACCATATTTAcctggagagctcccaaaatAGATGGAGACCCCTGCCTTGTCCATGAGGAGCCCTACTCTACACAGAGACCACCCGTTTCAATAGcaacatttatttagatatttgttcccactcccccccccccaaaaaaacacaaggttctctcctcctctgttttcctcccttacaacaaccacctgtgaggtagataaggccaagtgagtgactggcccaaggacctCCAGGCAGctcctatggcagagtggggatccagATCTGGGTCTCCTTCTATAACTCTATAATCACTACAGGGCGCTGGCCTAACTTATACATGTGTCGCTTCCAGTATCTAAAGCTCTTTACAGGCACACATTTTACTCTTAACtagaaaaaaatcagtttaagTTCCTTTTAAGTTTCAGTTGTAATAGTTTTTGGCACTATACAATAAATACTACTACTAGAAGAAATCGACCCGTTCTTAGCAgactgccagctccaggtcgggaCAATCCTGGcgatggggggaggggtggaactTGGAAAGCACAGGGTTTGTAGAGGGAACGAACATCAGCTAGGTATAagccaccctcccaagcagccattttctctgttaTCTGTGGTCTcaagatcagtcataattccgagagatctccagccaccacctggaggttggcaagcctatcttAGCCCTTCCCACAGATGCACATCCCCATCCTCATTGTGTTTATTCGGAAGCAAGACCCTTTTAGCCCAACAGAGTTTACTCCCGAGGAAGGCAGATTACTCCCTGCCGCCACTCACCAGCTCTTTCAGTCCGAAGCGGCTCCCTCACAGAGAAGCGTTTGTATTTGGCGCTAAGCCCTCCTCATTCGCCAGAACCGGGCCAATCGACAATGGCAGTGGTTTAATACTGCGCACGCGCACTACAACCGGCAAGTTGCGCCTGCGCATGCAGAGCCGCCCCGCCGTCCCCAACGTTTTACGCATGCGTACTGAACTGCGAAAGcgttaaaaaaaactaggcttcaAATAAAGAGCTTTTCAATAGAAAAGACCGCAAAGGGTGACGGGAAAGAGTTCATGGAAAGACGCATGCTTAGAAGCGACAGGGGCGCGAACGGCGCGCGGGCGGAAGTTTCAAACAAAGCGCGCAGGCGCTTTGTAGAAGAAATCCCCCCACACTTAGGGCTGAGcagagtggaggggaaaggcaacgATCGACTGTGCTGGTCTCGACCCGCGTGGCCTGGTCGTGGGGTGAAGGGTTACGGGCGTGACGGAGTGGTCGTCGCCGTGGAAGCGGAGGCCTCCCGTTGCCGTAGTCAGGGCCTGCCAAGAGGTTGAAtcgcagctgggggtggggagattgcCTCAAAGGGCAGAAGGACCAGAGGTGTCCGGCCTTGGGAAACCCTAGTGGTTGGGTTGCACGTCTGAGACGGTTTTTTTTTAGCCCTATCCCACCCATACTCATTTCTCTAAAGGCTAGCCTGAAGAAGAACTGGGGGGCGAGCTCGAAAACTCGCCTCCTACCATGACAGATCGACCCTACTCAGAAGTACACCCCACCTAGTTCAGTGGAACTTGTTCCCAGGTAAGCGTGCCTAAAAGAACAACCTGAAAGCTCCTGCATTAAGATCAGGAAGGGAGTttagtggcacctcagagaccaacaagacatccagggtatgagctttcgagagtcaacgctcccttcttcagatacctgtaaCTAGCTGCATTATCTCTTTCCGTTGGCGTTTGAGATGTGCTTAATGGTGGCAAGATCGTGCCCACAGTTGTGATCCTTTTGGACTCTGCAAGTTTTCCAGGTAGTTATCCAGTTCTTAAAGCCGGATGCTCCCCAAGTATGTGTTTTTAATGAAGAAATAAAGGTTTTACTTTGGTATGATAAATGGCTGATTTATCCTTGGCTAAACGCCATGATGCGACGTTTAACCAACGGTAAACGTCGAcgaccccccatgggtcagtaatgactcagtgcttgcataggggactaatTTTTTTTACCTACCCTTGGCTTCAGGTTCTCTTACTCAATATGGGAAACGAAGAAGCGCATAAAGATTGAGGGGaaatctgaactttcccaccTACCTAGCTTCAGTCCAGGCTTCTCaataaagcaggtttgagaaagatcagagaaaagctggggaTACCCCCAGGAGGTGCAAATGCCCCAGGATGCTGTACTGAAGCAGGAAAAGTAGATAACCCAGGTGGAAATGACTTGTGTTTGCCTAATGCATGTAAGATTCCACTGTATTCCTTCAGGTGgctagccattttggtctgcaatagaagagcaagatctgggtccatagcaccttaaaaaccagctagatttccaaagtatgagctttcgacagtcagagctcccttcattggCACTGGATTCCTGTTTCATTAAATGAGTGCAGCAAAGAGTAAAAGCCAAACTTGATGTGTTGCTAGGAATTGTGTTAATGAAAtcttaaggttttttaaaatcaagtatGCATGCTCCTGctttctaaaaggaaaaaaaaccccttaggTGCTAATTCAcacatctctcagtgtcacatctgGCGTGGCCATTACACCGTGGAGGGGTGTTTATAGTCCTGTTTATAGTCTTTAAGATCTTTTCCTGAGCAGTAATGACTTGGCATTCTCAATTATTATAGGCTTGGGCTGAGATCTCCCTCTAGGAAGCCATGTCCACAAAGGCTGCTTCTTTGTGTACAGATTCCATCTCCGCGTAGTTTTGTGGgttcctaataaaaggtatttttCTGCCTCTTCTGCTGGGTCACAATAAGTTATGAGAGCATTATGCTCACATAATACCTTTGCCTAAGGTGGTTAGCTGTTTTCATGATTGTCTGCATTGTCTTTGCCTTGTTGATTGGATGTCTTATGTTGCATGattacattttttcccttttcctttactCCATAATCCACCTcgagctaaataaataaactaggcCTTGTTTGCTGCAAGTTGGTTGTATCTAAGTGCCCATGTAGAAGAATTTCCTTTATTTACATCCAAAAAAAATCTCCTTTATTCACATCCATTAGACCCTGGGGAGAGGCCTAAAGTTTAAAAAACCATGTCCAAATTCTAAAACGTTAGTAGTATGTACAATTTGTGTAGCATGTATTGGGATTGTTGTAATCCTTGCAACAGCCTTGTGAAGTGGAGagaatattattatccccatatttcaGGTTGAGGCTTCCAGCCTATGACTAACTTAAGGGCCACTGAGTGAGCTCAGATCATGGTCAAGACTTTTCCTACTGGTGGCCCAGTTTTGTGGCCATCATGCTATACCAGCTATGACTTGGGTTGAAGGCTGGGTGTAAGGAACTTGGGTTGACAGGACATAGAAAGATGTACCATCTCTGGGAGGATTTGATGCTCTTTAACtgtgcaatcctctgcagagttactcccatctaattCCATTGACTTAACTGGGTTTAGAGTGAGATAActatgcacaggattgcactctaGTGAGAAAGAACACACCCATCTCATTGCTGTGTCGACGGATTGGGGCGAGGGTGCCAGAACAACTCCTTGCTTGCCATTAGTGCCGTGGCTTAAAAACGACCAATGGAATTTGTAAGATGAGTGGTGAACACCTTGTTACTGTGGCtggaatattattatttatttattaacaacaataataataataacaactgtgcttatataccactcttctagacagattagtaccctattcagagtgatgaacaaagtcagtatcatTATAatttccacaatacagctggagaacaGGCTGAGATGAGCAGcttaccaaggccacctgctaagctcatgatagtagtgggattcaaaccagcagagtgttgatttgcagcccagctacttaaccactatactaaaacAGCTCTAAGATGATATTCCAAATAACTGTTAAAGCTGCTGTGAATAGTGTGGGTTCTTTTCTATATAAGTTAAAGCTTTATTCTGACATAGATTTTGAAGGCACAGGGCTTAAAATGAATACCAAGTAGAGGCAGTTGCTGATCAGCGACTCTGTTCCTTTTAGGATGAAGTTACCATTATAATGGCTGATCTGTCCCCTCCATTCAGGTTACTTTTGGATTTTTCCCCTGGCTCTGATTTATCTTAGTGGGAGTGGTACAAGGGTAAGCTTGCAATGTCAATAAAAGTGGGGTAGGTCTGCAAAGATGCTCTGTATTAGCATAACAAATAGGTTacattctctctcttcctcttaaGGAATTCAGGGCTATGCACATAGATTCTGTTCCCCTGCCTCAGCAATCCTGTAGGGAAGGCTAGATTGAGAGACATTGACTGTCTCCCAAAGACCTTCATAGCTaaaaggggatttgaacctaggtctcagCAGTTGAAATCTAACACTTTCCCCACTGTCCCATGCTTGCTGCTGATTTGCCATTGGATGTGCCCCAGAATACTGCCATGTCGATCCAGACAAGTCCTTAGCCTACTGCATTTGAGTCCTGAAGTCTTGTTTTCAGTTTTGTGATCTCCATCTCTTGCAGCAATGGAGGAGGCCAGCACTGTGGAGGAAGGAGAAGTGACCTCGGGGATGCAGTCCTTGGCAGTAGAAGATGGGCCTGCCTCAGAGCTGACCACTCCCACAGAGGAACAAGAGGAGGCACCAGGAGAAGcagagggggaacatgcaggaaaggGAAGGGAATCCGCCGAGGACGATTGGTGTGTGCCCTGCAGTGATGAGGAGCTGGACTCCCCAGACAGCTGGATGCCTCCACCTGGGGAGATCCGGCGTCTCTATGAACTCATTGCTGATCAGGGGACTTTGGAGATCCAGGCTGAAATTTTGCCCCGACGCAACCCCACCCCAGAGCCAGACAGTGAAGATGAGGATAAATCTGAGGGACAGCCTGACAatcaggaagaagaagaagaggaaaagtGAGAGCTTGTGTTTGGTATTTGAATTAAGGAACAGGAGGGAGGatctggagggagggcaggaagccaATACCAGGCAAGGCTGTGCTGATTCTAATTCTCTCTGTTTGCTCTAGGCCTCATGTGCCAACAGAGTTTGACTTCGATGATGAGCCTATCTCACCCAAAAGCTCCTTGATCGATCGCCGGAGAACCCCTGGTATGTGACAAAGGAAAGCCACACTTCCCTGCACtaactctctcctcttccagaggactTGACATTTGCCAATTCTTGTCATATTCCAGAAGGCTCCACTTCCACCTTTACCTTAATTCACCCTGTGCTAACCTTCTTGTCCTTACTCCTGTTCCACAGTCCTGGCACTTGCCATCCCCCCAACGCATTTATATCCCAGGAATCTTAGGTGAAGCCACGCTTCTCCACACCGGAGTTTGCTGTTCAAGTCACTCCAGGGGAAGTTTGGCTGGTAGAATTTGCTGCTGTTATACATAGTAGAGTAGAAAAGGGAGAAAGGCATGGCTGTGTGGGCCTGTGTGGGGGCATACTTTCAGGTCACTGAAGGGAAAACTAGGGAATGCCAGGCATATGCAGAATGTAAGAATATGGACTGCTGAGCCTAGTCGGGTCAACTGGAATGTGCAGCGAGATACATAATTACCTCCATTACACAGACTAGGATGGAAGGCAGGCCTGAGCTGAGTTGTTTCCTAGTGATGCTTTGTGATCATGGTCTGAAAACCTCAGCCTCTCTGCTCATTGGCTCTTGTTGCCATGTCCACAAATCctgatttttgtttcattttcaggGACTGCGGCTAAGAGCCAGAAGAGGGAGGCCCGCCTGGATAAGGTGTTGTCAGACATGAAGCGCCACAAAGTCTTAGAAGAACAGATTTTGAAGACTGGCAGGGACCTCTTTGACCTCGACTCAGATGACGTGCCCACTCCAAAACGGCCCCCAGGTCTTT encodes the following:
- the PAGR1 gene encoding PAXIP1-associated glutamate-rich protein 1; the encoded protein is MEEASTVEEGEVTSGMQSLAVEDGPASELTTPTEEQEEAPGEAEGEHAGKGRESAEDDWCVPCSDEELDSPDSWMPPPGEIRRLYELIADQGTLEIQAEILPRRNPTPEPDSEDEDKSEGQPDNQEEEEEEKPHVPTEFDFDDEPISPKSSLIDRRRTPGTAAKSQKREARLDKVLSDMKRHKVLEEQILKTGRDLFDLDSDDVPTPKRPPGLFLRQRKY